A DNA window from Lutra lutra chromosome 8, mLutLut1.2, whole genome shotgun sequence contains the following coding sequences:
- the SNRPF gene encoding small nuclear ribonucleoprotein F yields the protein MALCPLIFKKLGRQEITSALYRVHGRTLQAAEQTRTRNPDRLPAFAAYPGPLTASRATEVSHRAVRRAEGSNDSATAGCQETLLSHFLQSGRVSLYPITEAERSVVGGERLRCCLAAISLETPRFAPSGSYSSHEGRTTPGSAASYLQHLLVVAMSLPLNPKPFLNGLTGKPVMVKLKWGMEYKGYLVSVDGYMNMQLANTEEYIDGALSGHLGEVLIRCNNVLYIRGVEEEEEDGEMRE from the exons ATGGCCTTATGCCCACTTATTTTCAAAAAG CTAGGCAGGCAAGAAATCACATCTGCTCTGTACAGGGTACACGGCCGAACCCTCCAGGCAGCTGAGCAGACAAGGACAAGAAACCCGGACCGGCTCCCTGCATTCGCAGCCTATCCAGGACCCCTTACCGCAAGCCGGGCTACTGAAGTTTCCCACAGGGCTGTGCGCCGCGCAGAAGGCTCAAACGACAGTGCTACCGCTGGTTGCCAGGAAACACTGCTCAGCCATTTCCTCCAATCAGGACGCGTCTCTCTGTACCCAATCACAGAAGCTGAGAGATCTGTAGTCGGAGGTGAAAGGTTACGCTGCTGTTTGGCGGCCATTTCTCTGGAAACTCCGCGATTCGCGCCCAGCGGGAGTTACTCCAGTCACGAGGGACGGACTACACCTGGCTCCGCGGCGAGTTACCTGCAACATTTGCTTGTAGTCGCGATg AGTTTGCCTCTCAATCCCAAACCTTTCCTGAATGGATTAACAGGAAAGCCAGTAATGGTGAAACTTAAGTGGGGAATGGAGTACAAAGGCTACCTGGTATCTGTAGATGGCTATATGAACATGCAG cTTGCAAACACAGAAGAATACATAGATGGAGCATTGTCTGGACATTTGGGTGAAGTTTTAATAAG GTGTAATAATGTCCTTTATATCAGGGGtgttgaagaagaagaagaagatggggaAATGAGAGAATAG